actgggagcagagtttaggtagctgctctgcactgtgttggcacatggcactgaagagcataacaatgaaggaattagatccttaaacttagttacagcactttcagaaagacttctactgtaataaaacttattccccactgctgtgtaattcattaaagtaaatgtaaatgttactaagaaatgatcagacaggagggggctttcagggaatactgttaagtcttcagtctctatgccatatgtcaggacaagatccagagtatgattaaagtggtgggtgggctcctttacattttgagagaagccaattgaatctaacaatagattaaatgcagtgttgaggctgtcattctcagcatctacatggatgtcaaaatcacccactataattattttatctgaactgagcactaaatcagataaaaagtctgagaaatcagacagaaactctgagtagggaccaggtggacgatagataataacaaataaaacaggtttttgattttcccaattaggatggacaagactaagagtcaggctttcaaaagaatgaaaactttgtctgggtctttgattaattaataagctggaattgaagattgcagctaatcctcctcctcgacctgtgcttcgagcattctgacagttactgtgactcgggggtgttgattcatttaaactaacatattcatcctgctgtaaccaggtttctgtaaggcagaataaatcaatacgttgatcaattattaaatcgtttactaatagggacttggaaaagagagacctaatgtttaacaatccacatttaattgttttattctttggtgcagttgatgaagctgtattatttattgtttttgaatttttatgcttaaatagttttttgctgattttagctttggtttttggtggtctgggagcaggcaccgactctatggggatggggttttggggggatggcaggaggagagaagctgcagagaggcgtgtaagactgcaactctgcttcctggtctcaaccctgggtagtcagtttttaggagggttaataaatttggccagatttctagaaatgagagctgctccatccaaagtgggatggatgccgtctctcctaacaagaccaggttttccccagaaactttgccagttatctatgaagcccacgtcattttttggacaccactcagacagccagcgattcaaggagaacatgcggctaaacatgtcgctcctggtctgattggggaggggcccagagaaaactacagtgtccgacatcgtttttgcaaagttacacaccgagtcaatattaattttagtgacctccgattggcgtaaccgggtgtcattactgccgacgtgaataacgatcttaccaaatctacgattagccttagccagcagtttcaaatttccatgaatgtcgcctgctctggcccctggaagacatttgactatggtcgccggtgtctctagcttcacgtttctcaaaacagagtcaccaataaccagagtttgttcctcggcgggtgtgtcgccgagtggagaaaaacggttagagacgtgaacaggttggtggtgtacccggcgcttctgcttaggactacgcttcctcctcaccgtcccCCAGCTGGCCtggtttccctgctgctcgggatctgctgggggggagctaacggcggctaagctaccatggtccgcacccgctacaggggcctggctagatacaggattttccagggtgcggagccgagtctccagttcagaaagcctggcctccagagctacaaacagactacatttattacaagtaccgttactgctaaaggaggccgaggagtaactaaacatgtgacacccagagcaggaaagtgcaggagagacaggagaagaagccatgctggtagtgagtcggctaagggctaagctactagctgagctaagctagcgaatttctaaaaacaaataaagtgagtaatgtgaatacaggtgattcagcaaagagtatgctatttaaagtaggtgaagattacactaaaatatgttattatccagataaatcgaattatacagatataacagctaacagacagcaaaacactgtgctccgaaacaggaacaggaagtgatacaataccgcagtgagagccaaccaGTTGATCTGACTGTAATATTCATTGAAGTTGTGATAGTTCTTCCAGTAATGTGCACATTTTAGTGAAGACAACAAATAAGTAGTTTAATTTAAAGCAAATGTGAAGATTCATTAATCATCacaggaaaagtgaaaatcttcCTGCTCCAGTTTCTTAAGTTTGTGTTTATTAGTTGTGATCTTACGGCTGGACAGAATAAATTATAAGACTGCTACGGGGACTTTCACCATTTCTTGAGTACAGAGTTAATAACAGattaaacagcaataaaaatgaatgccTAAAGTGTTTATTCAGagtaaacaataaacaatatttAGTACTGACGCTGCAAAAGCTAAAACTGAACTCAAACTATAAAAACCTAATTAGgagaggaaaagtggaaaaaacatgttttttattcttctgtTCAAATCCAGGCTTAAAAAGTTGTTCTTTATGTAAAAACACTTAAAGACTACATGAATCCtgaaatatcaaaaaaaaaaaaaaaaactgacaagcTGAGGGACCTTAAATTAGGTGGTCAGATAAAGGACGGCGTTCAGCCTCTAAAACAAACGGGTGGGAATAAAATGATCAGAGTGCCCGTGCTGTCAGTGCTCACCAAACATGCGATCCTGGATAACTTACTAACTCAGAAACTTCTCAGACAAGTAAACCGACACTTTGTTCTACAGTGGATAACTGAACAATGCCGTGTTAGTCATTGAATTACaccaaaaactaaacaaaaagtcCACCAATGAACTCGACTGCTGATGCAGCTCGTCTGTTCGCTCTCCTTCCTGCAGGTTTGGTAGGTGAGGACAGAGTGTTCAGTGGTATCAGTGCAGCCCAGATCACATGAGCCACTCTGGTTACCTTTCTGTCCTCCCCATCAGATTTCTCTTATGTCTAAATGTCTCATATGATGCCCAATTAGGTACTTTAACTCTGTGAACCACCTTGCAGAACTATTTCCATCAAGCTGTCAGAACAATCCCCCCTGTACCCTTCTGAGAATATGAGTCTGGTTGGACCCACCAGGATGGTCCTCTGCAGGTTTGAGTTGACGCTGCTGAACATGAGCTTCCCCACAATGGTGGCGATGGTGGGGAAGACCAGGGCGCCGCACAGGATCCGTGTGGCCGACACATGGTCTGCCAGCGGGCTGGCCTCTGCAGGGATCCGAGGAACCGGGCAGCCGATTCCTGCAGACACACGAGCATTAATTTTATTCCTACGTAGAGCCAAAAGTAAAGCTGCTGAGACGGTTTAGATTAAGAGACTGGGGCctgatttatttgtgtgtttttatggctGATGAAATGAGCACCAACCAGGTGCAGTGAAGGATTCTGTGATGGGTGAGGAGTCACGGTGGTTGAGGTGTTGTTAGTAACACTCAGTATCCAGTGTTattgtttgaaatgtgtttgatcAGATTTTGGTAATTAATTCTGACTCAGTATGTGCAGTAATTCTCACACAGCCTCTGCTCCTTACATGGATTTATGTTACTCTTTTTAAAGCTCCAATTTTTAAGCTCCAAGTTACACCTGCATACAGCTAGCCTCCCACGCACAGCTTCCATCTAACACACACAAGTGTgaagataaaatttaaatgaaaggaTCAAACAAAGAGTGTGTGCGCGCTGACCTGGGAAGATGCTGTTGAGGATCTGCAGTTTGTTAGAGTACTTCCTCCACAGGCGCAGGACATAGTCCTCCCAGCGGATCATCTTGCCGAGGATCAGCATGACAGGGATGGTGGGCAGCCCGATGAGGAGGAACAGAGGGTCAGCCCGCTCCATAACATCCAGGCCCTCCTTATGGCCGACTACCTGGACAGCAGAGGAGACGGTCAGAATGGAAAAATGGCTGCGCACAACTCCAACTGTTTGAACTGTGAATTCAACAGTACTACAGCCtccaaataaaaaatacaccTAATGtctgaagctgcttcagagtgTGCTGTGATTTCTGTTGGCTGTGCATATATGTGGTCTAGGTCACAAACTGAACAGCCTATTAGAGCCGGTCTTACCTGCATAACAGTGACAGCTCCATACGTGACAGCAGTCCAGTAGATGGAGCCCACCATGATGCCAGCTGCAGCAAAGGGTCCAGCCTTAGAGATGAGCCGGTCAGCCAGGTCGAGCACATAAACCACAGGACCTGATGGATGCAACATCAGACATGAGGCACAACTGACAGAAAATCTGCACACAGGCAACTTTAATTTCTTCACATCAGTCATTTGCATTATTTGCCCCAGGCTTTAATGAAGTCTGTGTCCTCTTCTGAAAATAACTTATAACGGTATAGAACAGAAATAATTCCCAACCCTTTTCATTACTTTTAGCTACTATCCATTTAAAAGCCGTGTATTATACTGACTGACTGCACCTGTTCAGTCATACTTCTATCTAGCCATTTTAATTGTTAATCCATATTTAAAGATAACATCTGCCATACAACTCCCAATAACTCCCAATGTTTTATACATACATTTGcctataatgtttttatttatgttagcCAACAGTTTCAACTGCGTGTGTGTCCTTCAAGCAAACCATTATGTTGGGTGTCTATTTCTAGTGCTGCTTAACATTACTTTTAGTGACCCAGTTAACAGTTCTCACCCcaatttaaattgtaattactGTTTTTCAGATTAGTTGAGCTACTCTGTCTATGTACTCCCTGGCTACTGCAGAAGTTTGTATACCTCTGGTTAGGAATTTTAACTAATCATTATCCACTGATCTGATAATCTTCCTAATTTGATGAGCTATCATTTTGTGCatcaaaacatcagaaaaatatTCCTTATTTTTCCCCGAAAGCTCAGGTTGTCAAAATGTCCTAATGTCCAACCCACTAGATGCATCTTCCACCCATCTACAGAAAGAGTTACTGGGTGTCCTCCTCTGGTAtaaccaaaaatattttaccacCTGTAGACAACATTAACAGCATTTAAACATCAGTATGAACATTACATgacaaacatctgcagcaggGACATTAAAACAATGCAGTGACACAAAGTAAGCTTTCTTCCTCAATACCTTTCCAAAGTTTAGAGCAGCCTTTGTAAGTGTACGCCTTGTTTTGCAGGCTTATTGACACTTAGGGAGGAGCTTCAAGGGCAGGTCCCCCCTGAGATTAAAAAGAAGTAGGCCGATTCACGACAAACAGGTACTAAGAATTAATCTGAAGTCTAAACTTGCCTTCGGAGTAGTGACATCTCTGTCTGACACCAGGAGCAGGACCTTTAaaaacatctctgctgcttTCCCCTCTTTGGCATTCTGGGCTGACTCGAGGGAAATCATGAAATATTTACAGGAAGGCAACCTGATTTCCTCACCCAGACAGAGCCATCCACATCCTATTAATAACTAACCCAGGAGTCAGTGGGAGGAGAGCAGGGAGGGGACGCTGCCAGAGGGACTGAGCACAGAGGACAGTGCTGGGcctctgtgtgtgctgctttggCACTTGGTAAACTGCAAAATGAGATCCACAGCAGAGCAGTTTGGGCTCAGAGgccctgaaaaaaaataaatctatgtTCTCAAACACCTTCCTATATAATCAGTGCTGATATACAGACAGTATTTACGCCTCCTTAGTTATGACTAAATCAGATGTCATGTTCTCATTTCTAGCAGACTCTGGCTAAAATACCACTTCAGTGGTACGTCTCTTAACTGGTTTCAAAAAGAAGCAGTGAAGTTGTTTAAAAACTGTGCTGAGTCACCGGCAATTGTGAAAGAAGGACTTTGTTCAAGAACACCTTTTCCTCTGGCCATGTCAGCAGCAGATTGATAAATATACtgcacagcaacaacaacaaaaaacaacctgATTGACCTTGTAGCACAGAAAGTTAAAGTTAAGGACAGATGCTGCAGGGGGTTACTGAGAAAGGGATTACTGCCAGGGCCGCCCATTTAGGGATGAGGACAGATTTAAAGCAAACACCTGAGGAGATACATTTTCGGAGGAGACCAAAGTGGTGAGACATCTCCAACTACAACCTTAACACCATTAGCTTAGAGACTGAGCTAAAAGAGCCACAGCTTCCTAAAATAACTCCAGGGCTTCAATGGTTATTTGGGGAGTTTCACAGTTTTCAGACATAAGAGACTTTATTAAGCTGTTTGTACAGCTTGGCCACTATGAGGCTGTACCCATAAGTACTTGCCACAAACTGTATACAATTCAGCCACTGTTAGCAGTGCACCTATTTCTACAGCTGAGTACATTCACTGTAGAAGAGTTCTGAGGTCTGCAGCATTTTAAGCAGGCCATACCAAAGATCTTCTTCTGCAGACAGCAGCGCTGTAGCCCACTTGTTGAAGAAAGAACCCAAAGTGAACAAGGGGCATCTGTGACTTCTAAAGAGTATCAATCTAAAGCAGTTTTTAATGCAGCAGCTGTCTCTTATCTGCAATCAGCCATTTGATGCTTTCCAGACCTCCTTTTACTGCACCTGTGTTTGCCATTTGGACTGACCTCACAATGCTTGAGAGCATTAATATGGCTTATTTTGATGACAGCACTGGAATCTCTTCCGCTTTCTCCCTGCCTAAGCATTACGCCATCCTGGGCAAAGGGAACCAAATGGTCCTTAATGGCTGCTGGTAGGGTCGAGAACTGAGCAATTCATTTGAGCCACTGGCAGCAGATTCCATAATTAAGATTATTAAAATGGAGGgagggaaagtgtgtgtgtgtgtgtgtgtgtgtgtgtgtgtgtgtgtgtgtgtgtgggtgcgggGGGGTGGAAAAGTGTAACTGCAATTCCTCAGTAGTGGGTATGCACATTGGCACACTGTTCCAACTTGCTTGTTTACTCTCCCTAGGCTGAGCGTCAGTAAAGGAGCAGCAAGGACACGCCGTCCTCAGGAGTTATATTGCGAGCCAAATTAGCATGATGGGCTAGCTTGGGCTCTGCAGCAGGTGCTGGTAGGAATAGAGCCAGAACAGCATATAGCTGCCCTGCTCTTTGAAGGCTGAAAAATGACTCCATTTCACCCCTCCTGTGCTGCAAGCAAGCGAAAAACAAGTAAAACCTGGACTAACAGAAAAAGTGATGTGTAACTCAGAATCCTCCCCCTCATTTGCTCCAACAGGAGGCAGGGGTCCCGCcctgaggacagaaaaaaaacccagctcGTCCAGCCTCTAGAAATGAGCTGGCCTTAGCAGCGACCTGGAGAACTACTGTGGCAGCTTCCAAACAGCATTCCCCATCTCTGCCTGTCCACAGATTTAACGCCGTCACCCCAAAATTGAACACAGTCATCCCTGAGCTGTGAAATTGCTTTTATTCAGTGATTTAATTAAAGCTGCAGCAAACACCGCAGAAGGGGAGCGAATATCTGtgctttaactgtttttgtACTTAAGGTATAACAAGTATTTGTACTAGTGTCTGTACTACACATAGCATTGTctctattgtgtgtgtgtgtgtgtgtgtgtgtgtgtgtgtgtgtgtgtgtgtgtgtgtgtgtgtgtgtgtgtgtgtgaaataaagCGTGCACAGCtagaataaaaatgtggaagGAACACTGCAGCAATGATGCAGCAAAACAGACAGTGCTGTACTCCTCCGCCTTACTTTGAAGTGTACCAGTGCCCAGTGTATCCTGCAGCTAGGGTCTCAAGTCCTCAGTCAGAATAAAGAAAAGGCAAATAGATGCAGCGATGTCCTCTTTCATATTTATAGTAACATTCATATCATTCACAGAGTATAAAATGGATATATTAAGCCCTTTAGGAGCTCATCTGCTGAAGGTAGGTGCGGGACATTCGATACGCCCTCTTTGTGCTGAATGCTGCCTGTCAAAATCTGCAAACAAAGTCATGGAAATTTAAACCCCAACAAAGCAGTCGTGATAAAAACCCCACCTAACAAATCCAAATACTTTGCAAATACAGCCTGATCCAAGTCTGACGTCATGCAGTGCCGCAGACGCAAATCAGGAAATCGCCATTCAATGTTTGCATGTGCTGCCCTGTTCCAGCAGGGCAGCACATGCAAACAACATTTGAGGTCCAGCCTGTCCTTTATCACCTAGAAACGCTGTGATTTCATGAATTCATCAGCAGAGCGACAGCGTCAGTCTACTCATCTCCTCTGTGCTGCCGGCCTTTgatgagctgctgtttgctcCTCCCGTGACCCAATTTCACTCCCGCTCCTCTCTCCTAGACACATCCAACATCCCTGCACAGCTCCCTCACCACCTCCATCTGACCCTCACTAATGGGATTAGAGCGTGGGGGGGCACTTCTCCCTGGTGGTAGAACAGACTGAGGTAAACTCAACAAGCACTGTGCACACTGtcgaaattaaaaaacaaacaaacaaaaaaaaaaacaaatctgaagAAAAAGACTTGCCTGCCACAGTGAACGGCAGGACAGAAATACTGTCTTAGCACACATACATTTGTCTAACACCAAACTAGTTGAGCAGTGTGCTAACAGCAGCCTATTAATTCACTTCCAATTCTCAACCAAAAATTGGAATAAGTGGAAAAACATTTAGGCTACTTCATCTGTGGAAATCTTCCCAAAATCATCCCGAGGCGAAAACTCTACTACACATCCTCACAGTCTGTCATCCAAACTGAAGGAAAATCAAAGAAAGTTACATCAAAGATAACAAGCCTCAACAAATGAAGAGTGATGGTGGCACACTGTTGCTGTGTCATTCTCTAAGGGTACCATCCGTCACCCTGCAAATCAGAAAAGAGGAAGTTCTTTCACAATAAACCACTGGACTATCCATCATGATGCTCTAAACCACTTCAGTGTTTGAATACatgactaaaaaaacaaaaaatgtggaGTGGGTATCAGGAGACTCAGGGCAAACATTCCACCACAAGTCATTTctatgactgtttttttttttttatatataaagagCTGTCCAAAAATAACAAGCCACAAAGCCATCATAATCACATGGCACAGTGTGAGAAGCACTGATGCCAAATTGTAAATTCCAGTCAGTCTGATTCTAAACTGTAAATTCCACTGCCAATCTGTACAACAGAGGCTCAATTCATAAAGCACCTCAAAGCCAGAATATGAGACACTAGATAACACATTAGATAAACATGTTTGTATTTAGCCAATTTCAGTAGATGGCAAAATCAGATCTAACAGATTTGTTGATCCATCCATAAAGACAGCTTTGATTTCACCAACAGAATGAGCAGGGCTTCTTAAAGACACCACCAAAACACCATTTCTATTTGTCCTTTAAAGGAGAATTGAAACAGTAACTTAATACTTAAGTGTATGGATATTTTGTTgcacttttatatttttctgctaCAGTGCAGAGACCATATAATATCAGAGCCACAACTGAGCCAAAACTATGTGATTTGCATTTCTATActtatatttttatgcattaGGGAAGGGGTCTCAAACCTGTGGCACTCAGCTGGAGGTCAGACATACACTTGTGGATGCACAAGCACCCACAGAGGTTCAGCTTATAGCACCAAAGTGAGTGACAGCACAGCGTTGGTCGCTATAAATATACATGAACCTGTTTACCAGTTGGGCCCAGCCTCCTGCAGGCTAACATTGTGTTCACTTCTGTCTCAAATTGCAACTTCTCTCTCTGAGGTTGAAATGGCACTGGGCCACTGGCTGATGGGTAACCAAGTGACAAGTATACACTCAGAAATTCAAAAATGTTCAAGTCTTCACATCCAGCAGCAAAAAATTAACAAACAGATGAAACTAAATTCTTTGTGATGCGAATGGAGTGTGTTCTTCGTGTGAAAAAGCAAGGGACCTGAGAAACTGAGACGTGAGCAGGTTCTATCTAAATAAGCACAGCTCTGTACGGTGTATTTTCACTAGCTGAGTCGCAGCTTTTGGGAACAATTGAAGCCCTCATCACTCTGACGTGTCAAGATAATTGAGGCGGCTGCTGCTGGTCAGTCAGCAAGCACGCTCCTGTTCTTCGTCACgctgaaaagaaacatttacCCAGATCACCACTCAACTTACGCTAGATCTGGAGTAAAT
This is a stretch of genomic DNA from Archocentrus centrarchus isolate MPI-CPG fArcCen1 chromosome 15, fArcCen1, whole genome shotgun sequence. It encodes these proteins:
- the marchf5 gene encoding E3 ubiquitin-protein ligase MARCHF5 — protein: MAEESAVPMQQNLDRSCWVCFATDEDDRTAEWVRPCRCRGSTKWVHQTCLQRWVDEKQRGNSTARVACPQCNAEYLIVFPKLGPVVYVLDLADRLISKAGPFAAAGIMVGSIYWTAVTYGAVTVMQVVGHKEGLDVMERADPLFLLIGLPTIPVMLILGKMIRWEDYVLRLWRKYSNKLQILNSIFPGIGCPVPRIPAEASPLADHVSATRILCGALVFPTIATIVGKLMFSSVNSNLQRTILGGIAFVAIKGAFKVYFKQQQYLRQAHRKILNFPEQEEA